Genomic DNA from Hymenobacter jejuensis:
AACAAAAACAGCAGCCCCACGATAAAGGCGTTGCGTCCGTCGCGGCGAACGTGGAAGAATAAACCTATCAGCCCCAGAATCAGGGGGATAGCAAAAAAGTTGTTGCGGGCTTTGCTATCGGCCACGCGCTCGGGCAGGCCGTTTTTGCTCGCATCCCAGGGCCAGACTACGCCGGCTTGCTGGATGTCGCTTTCGCGTCCCACATAATTCCACAGGAAGTAGCGCCAGTACATGTGCCCGATCTGGTAACGGAACAAAAACGCCAGGTTCTGGCCCATCGTCGGTTTCACACCCTCCTGAATATCAACCCATTTCTTGTAGTTGTAGATATGATCGGGCTGCGAACTGTAGAGGCGCGGGATCAGCATTTTGTCCTCGTCGCGGTAGATGGTTTCCAGGCGGCGCTCGGCTACCACGTACTTATCGCCCTTGCGCACGTAACGCGGCGCGCCTTCCACCTGATCAATAGGCTGGGCGTTGAACTGCGGCCCGTAAAGCAGCGGACGGTCGCCGTATTGTTCGCGCTTTAGGTAGCTTACAAACGACAGAATATCCTCTGGATCGTTCTCGTTGATGGTTGGGTGGTAGCTCGACCGGATCGGCACGATTAGGTACGATGTATAGCCGATCAGAATAAATACCAAGCAGAGCATGGCCGTGTTTACCAAGCGGTTGCCTGTGCGGAACGAATAGCGGAAACCAAACCAAAGCAGCCCGATGAACAACAGCAGGAAGAAGATCAGGCCGGAGTTGAAGGGCAAGCCGATGCTGTTGACGAAGAACACCTCAAACCAGCCCGCCAGCGACGGCAATCCCGGAATGATGCCAGCCAAGATGAGCCCGACAATTACGCTGCTCACTACCAACGTAATAATGCCACCCAAGAGCGTAGGGTTGGCATGCCGACGGTAGTAATAGATAAAGCCCAAGGCCGGTACTGCCAACAGGTTGAGCAAGTGTACGCCGATGGAAAGGCCTATTACATAGGCAATTAGGATAAGCCATTTGTCCGAATCAGCTTCGTCGGCGCGGTTGTCCCACTTGAGCATGATCCAGACCACAACTGCGGTGCACAGCGATGACATGGCGTATACTTCGCCTTCAACGGCATTGAACCAGAACGAATCGGAGAAGGCGTAAGCCAACGCCCCGACGGCCCCGGCGCCCAGGACCAATAGAGTTTGGCCGAATGTTGGTTCGAGGCCGCGATCGTCGTGCATGCCCGGCCGGTTGAGCACCAGCTTTTTGGCCAACATGGTGATGGACCAGAACAGAAACAACACGGTAAAGGAGCTGCTCAGAGCCGATAACGTGTTTACCAACACCGATACCTTCGTGACATCACCGAAGGAAAAGAGCGAGAAAATGCGCCCCAGCAGCAGAAAGGTAGGTGCCCCCGGAGGGTGCGGAACCAAGAGTTTGTAGGAACAAGCAATGAACTCGCCACAGTCCCAAAAGCTGGCCGTGGGTTCGAGCGTGAGCAGGTAGGTGACGGTGGCAATGGCAAACACCAACCAGCCGACCAGATTGTTCAGGCTTTTGTAATTACGCATAGATGCTTAGTCAGAGAAGGGCCAAAAGTAGGCAATAAATCCGGCTGAGCCGCACGCCTTTTGCGGCTCTGGTAGGCCGGGCGGGCCTCACGGGCATAAAAAAAGCAGCCGAAAGAAACGGCTGCTTTGGAAGGCGAAAACGCACGAAACAGTAGATCAGTTCTGTAAGACGAGGCGTTTGGTAGTCAGTACTTTATCGTTGAGGAGCAAGCTGTAAAAATACATGCCGGCCGGCAGATCGGAGAGGTTGACGGCCATGGCATTGTTGGAAACTTCCGGCAAAACCGTGATGGTGCGCACTTCGCGGCCGATAATGTTGCTGAGGCGCAGCTTGTAGGGCTGCCCCAAGTGTTGGCTAACCGATATCATCACCATGCCACGGGCTGGGTTGGGATATAAGCTGAGCGTCGGCGTCAGGGTGCGTGAGCCCAGCGAGGAAACGGTATTGCTGGCACTGGCCGGCGAACTTGTTTGAAGCTGATGCGGAAGGGCGCCAAGCTTACCCGCTGTTAGGGCAGCAGCCACGGCAGCAAATTGCGCCGACAGCAGCAGTACCATGAGCGTAATACGAGTAAAGGTTTTCATAGCATGTGGGAAAGTAGGAGTGGCGATGAGCCAAGAGCTTCGTTCAAATATAGCGGTTATGCTTTGAATGAGTAAATTCATTGTCGGCATGTTTATATAAAAACAAGCACCGTGCCTGAATTTTTTCTGTCAGCTACGACCGCACTTTTGGCTCAGCAATTTTATAGATACTTGGTTGGAGAAAATGGTTGCATTCGGAGTGCCGCATTTCCCTTTTCGAATATGGATGTTGTGCTATGAATAATTTATGAAGTTACAGAATATACTTAATCTCTTGTAAATCAAATGATTGTAACTTGCCCTCGATTTCTACCGTCAAGCGTCCGTTTTCGTCTGTGCCTACAATCTGACCGGTTACGCGCGTGCCATTTATTTCGTATTGGTGCCACTCCCGATAGCGGAACAGCACCTGTAAATAGTCGTGGCGCAGTGCGTTTACATTGCCGGCTCGCAGCTGTAAGTACCGCCGCTCCAAGCATTCGAGCAGGCGTGCGGCGAGCGTAGGAAGGGAATAATGGCGACCAGTAAGCCGAGACAAAGACGTGGCCGTGGACACGCCGAAATCTTGTTGGTTTATATTCAATCCGATTCCGGCGATACTAGACTGAATTTTCGCGCCGTTAAGCGTGTTCTCAATCAGGATTCCTCCTAGCTTTTGATCACCGAAAAAAATATCATTGGGCCATTTCACCCGCAGCGCCGGATCGGGGCCCAGCAAGGCCCGCCCCCAATCGTGTACGGCCAAAGCTACGGCCATGCTCAGGTGAAATTGCTCGGAAGCGGCCAGAAACGTTGGCCGCCACACCACCGACAAGGTGAGATTCTCGCCTGCGGCAGCTTCCCAGCGGTTGCCACGTTGGCCGCGGCCAGCGGTCTGTTTGTCGGTAATGACGGTGCAGCCATCGGTGGCGCTGTTTTTGACTACTAACGCCTGTGCTTCTGTGTTTGTGGAAGCACATTCAGGCAACCAGACAAGCTGTTGGCCCGTG
This window encodes:
- a CDS encoding glycosyltransferase family 117 protein, with amino-acid sequence MRNYKSLNNLVGWLVFAIATVTYLLTLEPTASFWDCGEFIACSYKLLVPHPPGAPTFLLLGRIFSLFSFGDVTKVSVLVNTLSALSSSFTVLFLFWSITMLAKKLVLNRPGMHDDRGLEPTFGQTLLVLGAGAVGALAYAFSDSFWFNAVEGEVYAMSSLCTAVVVWIMLKWDNRADEADSDKWLILIAYVIGLSIGVHLLNLLAVPALGFIYYYRRHANPTLLGGIITLVVSSVIVGLILAGIIPGLPSLAGWFEVFFVNSIGLPFNSGLIFFLLLFIGLLWFGFRYSFRTGNRLVNTAMLCLVFILIGYTSYLIVPIRSSYHPTINENDPEDILSFVSYLKREQYGDRPLLYGPQFNAQPIDQVEGAPRYVRKGDKYVVAERRLETIYRDEDKMLIPRLYSSQPDHIYNYKKWVDIQEGVKPTMGQNLAFLFRYQIGHMYWRYFLWNYVGRESDIQQAGVVWPWDASKNGLPERVADSKARNNFFAIPLILGLIGLFFHVRRDGRNAFIVGLLFLFTGIAIVFYLNQPPIEPRERDYTFAGSTFAFAIWIGLGVIGLAEMLRAVIKSDTTRAGVATVLALLAPGLMAAQGWNDHDRSDRYISVDSAKNLLNSCAPNAILFTNGDNDTFPLWYAQEVEGFRTDVRVAVLSYLNTDWYIEQMKRRSYASQPLPISMKSESYTQGTNDYLPYAANPAVSEVNLQEFIQLVDQKSPLLQVSYGEGGPTLTSFPTNKFFLNVDTAAVASTGIIPKDRRKQLVTRMEWDMGKRAIEKKNLVILDMLATNNWKRPIYFSSTVFAADFMNLMPYFQLEGMAYRILPAKDPNYDPKGQDDGFVEKDLMFENLMKKFAYRSLDNPKVYYDENSLRFPSNYRDKLARLAQSYLVAGDKAKAKEIVDKSFAVMPDKSIPYDYYVPQFVPIMVAVGEQQQANQIMDLMTSRAQQALAYYSTHNSSLFDSEITMNLITLQNVYRAADQIKDQQRASKAVELLNQYYPRQQQ
- a CDS encoding T9SS type A sorting domain-containing protein, which produces MKTFTRITLMVLLLSAQFAAVAAALTAGKLGALPHQLQTSSPASASNTVSSLGSRTLTPTLSLYPNPARGMVMISVSQHLGQPYKLRLSNIIGREVRTITVLPEVSNNAMAVNLSDLPAGMYFYSLLLNDKVLTTKRLVLQN
- a CDS encoding biotin--[acetyl-CoA-carboxylase] ligase; this translates as MEAISPQTLFTGQQLVWLPECASTNTEAQALVVKNSATDGCTVITDKQTAGRGQRGNRWEAAAGENLTLSVVWRPTFLAASEQFHLSMAVALAVHDWGRALLGPDPALRVKWPNDIFFGDQKLGGILIENTLNGAKIQSSIAGIGLNINQQDFGVSTATSLSRLTGRHYSLPTLAARLLECLERRYLQLRAGNVNALRHDYLQVLFRYREWHQYEINGTRVTGQIVGTDENGRLTVEIEGKLQSFDLQEIKYIL